DNA from Terriglobus tenax:
TCGCGCAGGGCACCGTGAACCTGACCGCCGGCAGCACGGCCACCACCACCATGACGACGACCACCACGCTGAACGATGCGCTGGCAAAAGTCGAAGCGCCATCCACCGGCAGCTACCTCGCACGAGGTATTACAGCCGCCTCCGTGCTGCCGTTTGAACTCAGCGGTATCGGTGTCCTGCTCGGTGGCTTCCGCCGTCGTAAGCCGCTCACCAACCGCCAACTCAAGCTCACCCTGCTCGTGGCCTGCAGCTTTATCATCCTCGGCCTTGCCGGTTGCGGATGCCCGCCGACCGCCAACCGCACCTACACCATCACGGTTACCGGAACCAGCACGCTCGGTGGCCCATCGCCGCAGTCTACCCAGGTCTTCCTGACCGTCGGCGCGCCGTAACTTCCACTGGCGCCGGGGCTGCACTGCCTGCCCCGGCGCCAGCCAGGACAAAAAAGATCGATTGCACTACACCGTAGTGGAGGAATGAACGTATGCAAGTCCGACTCAGGTTCGTCACCCAAATCATGCTTCTGCTTCTCTGCCTCGCAGGTCTGCAAACCAGTCTCGGCGCGCAGGCGAAGCCCACGGGGTCTGCGGACTATCCTGCCTCCCGCGTCGATATCTTTGGTGGCTATTCCTACTTCCATCCGTACAACACCAGCATCGGCGGCTTTGAATACCAGCCAATCAAGAAAGGCGCCGTGGTCAGCGTCGCCGGTTACTTCAATCGCGTGCTTGGCGTGCAGGTAGAAGGTGGCCTTCATCCTGACGGCCCGAACGACTGCGTCTATACCGCGCAGGCCGGCCCCATCGCCCGCTTCCAGCACGGACGCTTCATTCCCTTCGTCCACGCACTCGGCGGCGGCGCCAAGATCGGTGGGCCCATGTTCCAGGCCTGCACCTGGGGTTGGGGAGTCACCGGCGGTGGCGGCTTTGACTACCTTCTGCCTGGCTTCGGCGATCACCTCGCTATCCGTCCCATCCAGGCAGACTACGAGCACGCACACGTCGACTTCGGCCCGCAGAACATCACCGGCTCCTCCGGCGGTGTTGCCGATATGAATGCCTTCCGCCTTTCCTCCGGCCTCGTTCTGCGCTTCGGCGCGGTTGAGCCGCCGCTGGCCGCGGCCCTCTCCTGCGCCGTGCAGCCCCGCAGCGGCTACTCCGGCGATCCAATCACCATCAGCAGCCAGAACCTTGGTCTGAACCCCAAGAAGAAGACCCTCTATACTTGGACCTCCACCGGCGGCACCGTCACCGGCTCCGGCGAAACCGCCACCATCGACACCAAGGGCCTCGCCCCCGGCGACTATACCGTCACCGGCAAGGTTTTGCAGGGCAGCAAGACCTGGCAGAACGCCACCTGCGAAACGCCTTTCACCATCAAGCCCTTTGATCCTCCAACCATCTCCTGCTCGGCCAGCCCCAGCACGGTTCGCCCGGGTGAAAGCTCCACCATCACGTCCAGCGCCGTCAGCCCGCAAAACCGTCCGCTGACCTACTCCTATTCCTCCACCGCCGGACAGGTGACCGGCAATACCTCCACGGCAACACTCTCCAGCGCCGGTGCATCCGCAGGCACCATCACTGTTACCTGCAACGCGGTGGACGATCTCGGCAAGTCTGCCAGCGCTACTACGACGGTCAGCGTTCTGGCTCCGCCTCCTCCGCCGGCACCGTCGACCCGCAACCTCTGCACCATGTCCTTCGACCGCGACAAGAAGCGTCCCACGCGTGTCGACAACGAAGCCAAGGGCTGCCTGGATGACGTCGCTCTTACCCTGAACCGCGAGTCCGATGCGAAGCTCGAAATCGTCGCTCACGGAGACAGCAAGGAGAAGCCCGCCGCCGCCGAACAGCGTGCCGCCAACGTCAAGGAATACCTGACGAAGGAGAAGGGTATCGATGCCACCCGCATCGAGATCCGCACCGGCAACGCCTCCGGTCGCAGCGTTGAAACCACGCTGGTCCCGGCTGGCGCTACCTTCACCACCGACGGCACCACCGTCGTCAACGAGAGCAACCTCAAGCGCGCCGGACAGCCCTACGGCCGTCCCCGCAATCCCCGCAAATAGATCAACCGGCAGCAAGCCCTCCTATAGCCCTGCGGTTCGCCGCAGGGCTTTTTGTTGTTGCTGCTGCTTGTTATTCCAACCAAAGCGTAGTGGAGGGACTGCCTTGTAGCCGTTGCCTTTGCCTTTCTTATTCCTTGTCATCCAGAAGGGATCTGCTTCTCACATACCTCGTCAGGGCACGTGTCTTCCCCGCGCAGGAACCAACGCCGGCGTCCCAAAACCCACAAAGGTACTTCCCCCTTCGCTCGTGATCATGGAAGATAGGTTCTTCCGAGGGCACAGGCACATGGCGGACACACTTACATCGCAGCAAGTTGTTGACATCACCAAGCAGCACAACTTCGGCACATGGCGTCGCGGCAAGCAGTGGAACCCCCTGCACGTCGTCAGCGGCGACGGCTGCTGGTTCACGGACGCCAGTGGCAAACGCTATCTCGACTTCTCCGCACAACTGATGTGCGTCAACCTTGGCTATAACAACCAGGCCGTCATCAAGTCCATTCAGGACCAGGCCGCCGAGCTTGCGTACATCCAGCCCTCTTACACCACCAACGCGCGCGCCGAACTCAGCCAGCTTCTGCTGGAGGTGCTGCCCGCAGGTCTCACCAAGTTTTTCTTCTGCACCTCTGGAACGGAGGCGGTAGAGGCCGCGCTCAAGATCGCCCGCCTCTATACCGGCAAGACCAAGGTCATCGGCCGCTACCGTTCGTATCACGGCTCCACCGCCACCTCCATGGGCGCCACCGGCGACGCCCGCCGCTGGCCGTCAGAGCCGCGCAGCAAGCTTCCCGGCGTCGTCTTCGGGCCAGAGGTCAACTGCTACAAGTGCCCGCTCAAACACTCCTACCCTGAGTGCGGCATCGCCTGTGCTGACTACCTGGAATACATGATCAGGAACGAGGGCGATGTCGCCGCCGTCCTCTGCGAATCCGTCGTTGGCACTAACGGCGTCCTTATCCCGCCGCCCGGCTATTACCAGAAGCTCCGCCGCATCTGCGACGAGAACAACATCCTTCTCATCGCCGACGAGGTCATGGCCGGCTGGGGACGCACCGGCAAATGGTTCGCCATCAACCACTGGGACGTGCAGCCCGATATCCTCACCACTGCCAAGGGCATCACCTCGGCCTACGTGCCGCTCGGCCTCACCGCTGTCTCGCAAAAGATCTCCGACTTCTTTGAGGAGAACCTCTTCGCCCACGGCCATACATATGAGGCCCACCCGCTCACCCTGGGCCCCGCCGTCGCCACCATCCGCGAGATGCAGCGCCTCAACCTCGTCGACCGCGCCGCGGAGATGGGCAGCTACATGGGCGAAAAGCTCAACGCCCTCAAAGCCAAACATCCCTCCATCGGAGAGGTTCGCGGCCTCGGCCTCTTCTGGGCCGTCGAGCTGGTAAAAGACCAGAAGCTCAAAACACCCTTCAATACCTGGCAGGAGAAGCTCGACGGCAAGCCCCTTGTCGTCGACCAGATCGCCGCCAGGATGATGGCCTCCGGCATCTTCCTCCAGGCCTGGATGAGCCACTTCGTCATCGCGCCACCGCTCATCATCACGAAGGAAGAAATCGACTTTGCCCTGGCAGCCTTCGACGAGCACCTCTCCATCGCCGACGCTCTGATTGGCTGACAGTTGGCTGTTCTTCCTCTTGTTTGTCATCCCGACCGAATCGTAGCGAAGTGGAGGGACCTGCATTGTTTCTTGTTTGTCATTCCGCAGCGACAGCGGAGGAATCTGTTTCTACTCAGCCACCAAACCGGGTGCACCCATGTCCGGATGTCTCGGACATGGGCCTCGATAGTCACCATCCCCACCTGTTACCCTGATCCTCGAAAAGAGGCTTTGTTCCAATGACGAAACGTACTTCGCGCCGCTCGTTCCTCGGCTCCGCTTCCGCCGCCGCCCTCGGCCTTACTGCCGCTCCGCTGCTGACAAAGAAAGCCGCCGCGCAGTCGGCTCCTGCCGCGCCTCCCGTTCCGGTCCAGACCATCCCCGCGGAAAAACTAGCCGCTCTGGTGGAAGCCGCGCACAAGAAGCCCGGCAACACAGACCTGGCCGACGGCAAGGGAACGCCCATCACCATGGTGCTCACCAACGAAGTCTCAAAAGCTGCGGCAGAGTTTGAATACCACCAGCACCGCGACCACATCTTCCAGATCCTCGACGGCGAAACCACCTACTACCTCGGCGGAACCCCCAAGACCCCGCGGGAAACCAAGCCCGGCGAATTCCTCGCGCCCGACTCCGAAGGCGCCAAGGCCCACGAACTCAAAAAGGGCGACTACATCTTCATCCCCCGCATGACCCCGCACAAGCGCGTCACCAAGGCCAGCGTCACCTTCATTCTCACCAGCGCCACATCCAACTAGTCAGAACGAACGGGTGCCCATATCTGGCAGCTTCATCGCCAGATGTGGGCTATCGCGCGTAGGCGCGATCCATATTCAAGTTGTAAGGGGAAATAAGAGAAATGGTCGGGACGACTAGATTCGAACTAGCGACCTCACCCACCCCAAGGGTGCGCTCTACCAGGCTGAGCCACGTCCCGACTTCTCATTGCAACCGCGGGTAGCGCCGGGCGGCGCTGGGGTTATCCCCGCTGTCGCTTAAGTTTACACCAGCCAAAGGGGCTGGCGCGCCGCTCTAGTGCTGCGGCGCTACGTATTCCTTCGGAAGCTCGCCACCGGAGCCGTAGAAGAAGTCATTCATCTGCTCCACCAGGAACTCCTGTGCCTGGGGCGTCCACGGCTGCAGACGGTACTCGTTCAGCAGCATCTTCTGGCGCTCCAGCCACTCGTTCCAGGCCTTGTTGGAGACAGTCTTGTAGATCTTCTGTCCCAGTTCGGAATCGAACGGAGGTTCAGACAGCCCCTCCATCTCCTGCTTGTACTTCGCGCAAAAAACTATGTGTGCCATCGCTTTCTATCTTACTTCGAACCGCGCGGTACGCTGGAAGACAAGATGCTTCGCCCTATCACCGGTTTCCACCAGGACGAGGAAAATCACTGGGTCGCCGACCTCGCCTGTGGCCATACCCGCCACGTCCGCCACGACCCACCTTGGCAGCTCCGCCCCTGGGTGCTCACCCAGGAAGGCCATGCCGGGTGGATCGGCAAAGAGTTCGATTGCACCAAATGCGATGCAATTGAAGAAGGCGCGGAGTTTTAGCTCCACGCCTTCCTTGTTTTTGTCATTCTGAGCGAAGGGATCTGTTTTTAGGCTTTATTTCGTCTCTTCCGTCATCGGCTTGATGATCTCGTCCAGATACGCCGGAGCTCCCTCCATGCGCTCCAGCCGCGGATACTTTTCGCCGTCGTGGTAGTCAAACGACACCGTCTTCAGCTCGGTGCCAATAGCCACCAGCAGGTCAATCTTCTTGTCCGTGCCCTTGGCCGCTTTCAGTGCGCCGTACAGCGCATCTGCTGAGAAGACCGTGCTGTTGACCGCGACAATCTTCTCGCCCGGTCCAAGCCCGGCCTTGTACGCCAGCGAATCGATATAGACGTCGCTGATGACGCCTTCGCGGTTCGCGCTGAAGCCCAGCGAGTACATCGCGGTCGCCGTTCCGCGACGACCGTACAGGCTCTTCAGGTACGGGGTCATGGTGTCGGTGTAGACCAGCTTGTAGCCGCTCTGCGCAATCGCTTCAATCGACGGATCACCCGGTCCATGTGACAGGATGCGGTCCTTAAGGAACTTCGCCCAGTTATAGGCCACCACCTGGTTCAGGGCCTTCACCACATCGTTGAACTCATAGGGCAGTACCTTCGCCGGCGTATCGCCACCAGCGCCTAGGAAGATCGCTACAAAGTCATTCAGCGACTTCTGGTCGTTGGTCAGCTTGCGGATCGTCGTATCCGCATCCAGCCAGATCAACTCGCCCTCCTGGTAGTAATCCTGCGACCGCCGCCAGCTCACCCACGCGGCTGACCCGCCACGAATCGACTGCGCCGCTATCGCCGTGTCCTCGGTATTGCGCCACAGGCGGCCGGGTTTGGTGTCCAGGGACGCGGCTGAGGACGCCAGAGCATCCCGATAGCTCTCCGGCGTCCAGAAGCCGGCACGCGCCGCCAGCAGGTTGCCCCAGTACTGTGTCATGCCTTCGTAGACCCACAGCAGGTCGCCCTGCTGCGGCGTGGCATAGTCCGGTTGATACAGCCGCGCCGGGCGGCGGTATTTGCCGTTCCAGGAGTGGGTAAACTCGTGCGGCAGCAGTTCCGCATTGCTTACGGCCAAACCGGCGTTGGTGTAGCCATCCAGCTCCACCCCGTTGTCTGAGGATTGGTGATGCTCCAGCCCCTCGCCGCGAATCTTGTCCGACAGCGACAGCACAAAGTGGTAGTCGCGATAATGGGAGCTCTTGTACAGCGGCCTTGTCTCGCGCACCAGCTTGTTCAGTGCCTCCAGTGTCGCCTTCGGCAGATTGCTGGCCTCTTCCGTGTCGGCGGCAACATCCAGAAAGTGCTTCGGTGTAATCTCTGGCGCCAGTGGAATCTCGTGGAAATACTTGCCCGCAATGTAAGGCGAATCCACCAGCGTTTCCACGTCGGTGGTCTCAAAGTTCGTCGTGTTGCCGCTGGTGCCTGCCGGAACCAGCGCCCCGCCGCCATGCCAGCCCTCGGGCAGCGTGACCGACGGAGTCACCTTGATCTTCGCCACCGGAATCTTAGCCGGGTACAGTACGGCGTTGTTCCACTCCAGCACCGTAAGGTTATTGCTGGTAAACGCACTCGTGGTGGTCGTGTCCAGGTAGTCGAACTTCGCCTCAATCTCCGTTACGCCTGCAGGAACTTCCAGGTGGAAGGCGTACATATCCACGTCATCGCGGCGCCAGCCCAGCGGCTGGCCATTGGCGGTGAAGAAGATGCCCGCAAACTGAGCGATAGGGCCAGATGGCATATGAGTGCCCGGAATCCACTCCGGATATTCAAGCGTCAGTGCCCCGGCGGTCACCGGAATCGTCTCCCTGCCATGCACAATGTGCCGGTAGGAATCGGTCAGGTCGATGGAGAGCCTGATCGGTGTCGATGGGCTTTCCAGGGCTTTCGGAGCTGACTTTTTGTCAGCGGCAAAGGTGGACAAAGGGAGTGCGAACAGCACCGTGGCTGCGGTAAAACGTAACTTCATAGCTGAATTCTAGTGCTCCTGTTTCTTCTGAGTAGAACGCTTGCGAAAGACGGTTTTGATGTGGCTGCGCCAATGTTCATCCAGCGCTACCAGTTGCCACTCCACCTCCGGCTTCAGGTGGCGCAGAACCACTTCGGTCGCCGGATGGATACGCAGTGCTGGAGCAACGAGATACAGCAGTGGATCCAGTCGCGACAGCACCATGCCCGTGAAATACCCATGCCGCTGCAGGGGATTCACGGTCTCGTGCACCTGTGGCGTCGCATGCCAGCGCACGCGGATCCAGTAGTCCAGCGCCTGCAGTGCCAGATGCAGGTCCTCATCGGCTTTAAGCTCCAGCACCGCAAGCCTGCCATCTTTGGTCACACCTAATAGATCCAGCATGCCGCGATCGGTCGCGGCAAACGCAGGAACCTGCGCATAAACAGGAGCCGGCAGCAGAGCCTCATCCACCAGCGGCAACTGCGTCCGCAAGCGAGACTCCATCCATCGCTCCGGTTGCATGCGATACACCGGATCATTGCTGTCACCCACAGGTTTGCGCCGGGCAAACAATCCGGCAGTCATGGTGCGCAGCGTCTCCCGGTTGGTGGTGTCGAGGCGTGTTTCATTTACGCCCGCTCCAAAGCTGATCTGCACATCATGCGCGAATGAATTCGCGGAGACGTTCATCTCCGCTCGTGCAAACTCCAGCCCATGCAGCAAAAACGCCATCTCTGTGGTCGATCGCAGGCGCTGTTCCACCAGCGGGTGACCCTCCTCCGGTACAAGTTCCATCACCTGTGCGATGGCCGTGGCGAAGCGTTCCCGCGCGGCTTCTTCATTCGCGGCATGCAGAAGCCGCGTTTTCAGGTTGCCGTGGTCAGCTGGTTCGCGCTGCTCCAGATCCTCGCTGCGAGGGTCCAGTTCATACAGCTCCCACTGCGCAATACGCGGGTTCAGCCACGCCATGCGTGCCAGGGTCAGCACGGCCATGCCGCGTGGCACCACGATCCGCAGACCTGCGAAGAGATGTTTGCCCGCGGCATGCTCCCGGCAGTGCTGCAGCCAGAGAATGCCAAGCGTCAGAATGCCATCGATCGTTGCAGAGGATTCCTCCGGACCCACGCCGATCACGGCCAACGCCTGCTGGCCGTGTGTCAGGACTCCGCGGGCATACGCCGGACCAAAGCTCTTCTCCAGGTCCATGGCTGTACGAAAGCCCACCGGCTTCCAGTCGGGAAATTCGCGCTGCAGTACTCGTTCCAGTGTGCGTAAATACTGCGTTCGTCCGGCATCGCGCGTCGTTGGGACGCGGCGATCCTGCTTCCCCATCAGGTCCAGCGTCTGCGGCTTCGTCTGCCCAAATCGCTGCACGCTCAGCCGCAATCCGCTTGCGCGTTCTTCCATCGCAAGCACGCGTCGCGTCAGGTTCCGCTCATCGTTCCACAGGTGCAGCGTACAGCGGCCATGTTCCGCGCGTACGTTCCATTGCGACACGCGCAGATCAAACAACACACTGCCATGCTCCAGCACAGCCGCTTCCGGATGCGTTTCAAGAAAGGCGCGTATGCGCCTGGCAGTTTGTTCGGGGTCGGCTTGTTCCGCGAAAGAAGCTCGTTGCGGCGGCATGGATTCTCATATTACCGCCATACAAACTCTATGTAACAACGGACTGCCCAATTGCCGTGC
Protein-coding regions in this window:
- a CDS encoding aminotransferase family protein, encoding MADTLTSQQVVDITKQHNFGTWRRGKQWNPLHVVSGDGCWFTDASGKRYLDFSAQLMCVNLGYNNQAVIKSIQDQAAELAYIQPSYTTNARAELSQLLLEVLPAGLTKFFFCTSGTEAVEAALKIARLYTGKTKVIGRYRSYHGSTATSMGATGDARRWPSEPRSKLPGVVFGPEVNCYKCPLKHSYPECGIACADYLEYMIRNEGDVAAVLCESVVGTNGVLIPPPGYYQKLRRICDENNILLIADEVMAGWGRTGKWFAINHWDVQPDILTTAKGITSAYVPLGLTAVSQKISDFFEENLFAHGHTYEAHPLTLGPAVATIREMQRLNLVDRAAEMGSYMGEKLNALKAKHPSIGEVRGLGLFWAVELVKDQKLKTPFNTWQEKLDGKPLVVDQIAARMMASGIFLQAWMSHFVIAPPLIITKEEIDFALAAFDEHLSIADALIG
- a CDS encoding cupin domain-containing protein, which encodes MTKRTSRRSFLGSASAAALGLTAAPLLTKKAAAQSAPAAPPVPVQTIPAEKLAALVEAAHKKPGNTDLADGKGTPITMVLTNEVSKAAAEFEYHQHRDHIFQILDGETTYYLGGTPKTPRETKPGEFLAPDSEGAKAHELKKGDYIFIPRMTPHKRVTKASVTFILTSATSN
- a CDS encoding DUF3565 domain-containing protein; translation: MLRPITGFHQDEENHWVADLACGHTRHVRHDPPWQLRPWVLTQEGHAGWIGKEFDCTKCDAIEEGAEF
- a CDS encoding M61 family metallopeptidase, with product MKLRFTAATVLFALPLSTFAADKKSAPKALESPSTPIRLSIDLTDSYRHIVHGRETIPVTAGALTLEYPEWIPGTHMPSGPIAQFAGIFFTANGQPLGWRRDDVDMYAFHLEVPAGVTEIEAKFDYLDTTTTSAFTSNNLTVLEWNNAVLYPAKIPVAKIKVTPSVTLPEGWHGGGALVPAGTSGNTTNFETTDVETLVDSPYIAGKYFHEIPLAPEITPKHFLDVAADTEEASNLPKATLEALNKLVRETRPLYKSSHYRDYHFVLSLSDKIRGEGLEHHQSSDNGVELDGYTNAGLAVSNAELLPHEFTHSWNGKYRRPARLYQPDYATPQQGDLLWVYEGMTQYWGNLLAARAGFWTPESYRDALASSAASLDTKPGRLWRNTEDTAIAAQSIRGGSAAWVSWRRSQDYYQEGELIWLDADTTIRKLTNDQKSLNDFVAIFLGAGGDTPAKVLPYEFNDVVKALNQVVAYNWAKFLKDRILSHGPGDPSIEAIAQSGYKLVYTDTMTPYLKSLYGRRGTATAMYSLGFSANREGVISDVYIDSLAYKAGLGPGEKIVAVNSTVFSADALYGALKAAKGTDKKIDLLVAIGTELKTVSFDYHDGEKYPRLERMEGAPAYLDEIIKPMTEETK
- a CDS encoding oxidative damage protection protein, with product MAHIVFCAKYKQEMEGLSEPPFDSELGQKIYKTVSNKAWNEWLERQKMLLNEYRLQPWTPQAQEFLVEQMNDFFYGSGGELPKEYVAPQH
- a CDS encoding OmpA family protein, which gives rise to MLLLLCLAGLQTSLGAQAKPTGSADYPASRVDIFGGYSYFHPYNTSIGGFEYQPIKKGAVVSVAGYFNRVLGVQVEGGLHPDGPNDCVYTAQAGPIARFQHGRFIPFVHALGGGAKIGGPMFQACTWGWGVTGGGGFDYLLPGFGDHLAIRPIQADYEHAHVDFGPQNITGSSGGVADMNAFRLSSGLVLRFGAVEPPLAAALSCAVQPRSGYSGDPITISSQNLGLNPKKKTLYTWTSTGGTVTGSGETATIDTKGLAPGDYTVTGKVLQGSKTWQNATCETPFTIKPFDPPTISCSASPSTVRPGESSTITSSAVSPQNRPLTYSYSSTAGQVTGNTSTATLSSAGASAGTITVTCNAVDDLGKSASATTTVSVLAPPPPPAPSTRNLCTMSFDRDKKRPTRVDNEAKGCLDDVALTLNRESDAKLEIVAHGDSKEKPAAAEQRAANVKEYLTKEKGIDATRIEIRTGNASGRSVETTLVPAGATFTTDGTTVVNESNLKRAGQPYGRPRNPRK
- a CDS encoding PDDEXK family nuclease: MPPQRASFAEQADPEQTARRIRAFLETHPEAAVLEHGSVLFDLRVSQWNVRAEHGRCTLHLWNDERNLTRRVLAMEERASGLRLSVQRFGQTKPQTLDLMGKQDRRVPTTRDAGRTQYLRTLERVLQREFPDWKPVGFRTAMDLEKSFGPAYARGVLTHGQQALAVIGVGPEESSATIDGILTLGILWLQHCREHAAGKHLFAGLRIVVPRGMAVLTLARMAWLNPRIAQWELYELDPRSEDLEQREPADHGNLKTRLLHAANEEAARERFATAIAQVMELVPEEGHPLVEQRLRSTTEMAFLLHGLEFARAEMNVSANSFAHDVQISFGAGVNETRLDTTNRETLRTMTAGLFARRKPVGDSNDPVYRMQPERWMESRLRTQLPLVDEALLPAPVYAQVPAFAATDRGMLDLLGVTKDGRLAVLELKADEDLHLALQALDYWIRVRWHATPQVHETVNPLQRHGYFTGMVLSRLDPLLYLVAPALRIHPATEVVLRHLKPEVEWQLVALDEHWRSHIKTVFRKRSTQKKQEH